The region TTGCAAAACTAGCTGGAGGAGGTTTTGCTGACAGACCAACTTCATTTGAGCAGCTTGTGCAGTTTTGGTCTGAAAGAAGTGTGACTTTGGCTGAGCATGTGTTGGTGTGGCGGTGTGGTCTCAAAGTTTCGGTCCAGTTTCCAAACTGGATAATCTGGTCGTGAAAACAAGCTGGAATTCCTAGACTCATGTCTTGGTGTATGTGTACCTTCTAATTAATAAGCAGTTTTAAGGAATGGTAAAGTGGCATAACTAGCTTAATAACTTTTCTTTGACAGCACAACAAATTGCTTGATTGATGGCAGACACCAGAttaattattacaaaattaaGAGGAAAGTCCAGCGCAGAAAACTCAGTGTGCAAGAGAGATGGAGATTTACACAATTTGTGTAAATTTTGGAGCAATTTCTAAACAACTCCACATTCCAAGATcatcatttcaaactttttaatgtCAAAACTTTAAGCTGATGTGCAACCACTTTTTCTTGATTGCGACTGGTCGACCAGGCATGTAAAAGGTCTTTGCAGGGCAAAGAATAATCGTCTAATTGTTGGAGATACAGTATGTGGTAAAGGTACCAAACTCAGGACTTGATCCCAGGACCACCGAGGACTAAAGCCTCCGTATGGCACCTGCTCTTCCCACTATGATCTAATCAGTTCAAACTTCAACAAAGCCCACGCCTGCAGCAAGTTATCATTTCTCCAGACGCTCTGAATGAAGCAAGGTGTAGAATAGTTGGCTGGTTTTTAACCAGGATACTTTGGACGAGTCTATTCTTAGTTGTTCTTTATTCCATTTAGATTTCAGTTCTTCCCTTCACCTCTGTgccatctctctctttctcccccTGTTCTCTGGACTCTCCTCACAGCTGCACCCTGCTTCCTAACTAGTACCAACCCATGGTGTAGTGTTCAAGCTCCCAGTAGTTAACCACCTCTCCTTCACTCATTACTTCATGGATTTTGTCATTATTCatggttttttttcctcaaatgatTGTTAGCTAGCTCTTATCTTTTTTGTTACTAAACTTTTTTATCACCAACTTCCTGCCTCGACCGGTCTGCATTTCTGGTCCAACAATCTCTGAAGCATAATGTTGAGTGTATTTATTGTACCAgtaaaagcagaataaatatttgtttagttCTGTTACTGGCGTATACCAAGAGATCTGGAGAAAAATCTAATAGTAGCCTACCTCTGGATGttgtggagtcctttgtgattcgTGAAAAGAATCCAGAGCGAATCTGATGTAACGACACCAACGGCAGGTGAAACGCGGTAGCTCTGAAGGAAGTTAAATAACATggattttattcttcttttagGAGAAAGAGGAAGCAGACAAACAGATGCTTGTGTTCTCTGCTCATCCGTCATGAAATCTACTGACACGCATTCATaacaaattacaaacaaaagattttttttttattgaaggcAAATCACCTTCCTGGGAAGCTGTCTTTCAAATTATTGGGCCAGAACAAATAAACCTATGTGAGGCATGACTGCAGCTctgatttaaatattagatGAAGCCATGAGGCTGCAGACTTTATGGAACGAAGCATCACATGAAACTCTGATGCTGCTAAGATCTGAGATTCTTCTGTGGAACTAAAGAGCGCTGGCAACAGCTAATTCAGGAAGGTCTTCTGGTCCGTTTGTTTGGTCTGAACCAGTAGCggactgtgttgttttttgcttgGTGCGGTTTGCATTCAAATTTTGCTTCTTTGCAAGCGGACTACAATTCATAAACAAAGCCATAGTGGTGACAACCATTGCTCCCATTGGACAGAGACGACAGAGGCCAGGACAAATGACAGATatggaaatgaaaaaacaaactctggatGTTCTGGTTGCTGCAGTtcttttgtgcacatttgtgctGTTGTTACAAACTGCAATACTGTTTTGAATGTCAAGAGCAGCTAATATTAAACTGAAAAGCagcttaattattattaaagcaGTTTAATAATGAACTGTTTTTCAGGTTAGATAAAAAGCATCCCCCATAAAATGAGCagaacgtgttttttttttttttttttgtcattctctTGGAAGAAGAACTGGACAATATGGACCATCTGTCTTCCAGAGACAACTTGTTCACCCTGGTCTTAAATGCTAAggtcttaaataaataaagtagaagaaattaatctcaacattttacACACACTGTATCCCACTGACCAATTCCTTCAGACAGTCAAAGTCTATTGTTATCAGAGAACCACAAGAAGTGGCACCTTTactttttgcagtgtataaacatacaaaacaatcgtttttctttctttggaaGGACAAGCAACCATGAGGACCAAGGCAGagaacagaaaatcacaatgtttAACTTAGTTTATGATTTACAGCACGTTGCTGTTCAGAGTCTCTGTGTGGTCTGTGGCAGACATGTTCCTGATTCACATCCTGTTGCTGTTACAAGTCTCTGAATGACAGGTCCGCTTCTCCCAGAGTCTCTTTTCTCCTTTGGAAATGAAGAGTTTATGTCTCCATGTTGTAGACGaagtttattgtatttatacaaaaatagaTATTTCACCCAATTTTAATCTTTGCTggaaaagtgtgtttgtgttcggCTTACCCTGCGAACTTCACTGGATTCGTTTTGtatgtaaaactttttattttctcaattcTAAACAGCTTCAGCAAAAACTCTATTTCAGTAACCTAATCCTCTGGTTTTGTGCCAAGTCatggaaatatttgtattaaagCTGTAATCCTCCCAACCGCTTTGctttctctgcttcctcttctttgTTATGTTAATCTTGATATTTAGCATGTTTTATGTTCCTCTTCCCactaaagcttttaaaaaagagGCTTGAAATGATTCAGTGGTGGAGCAGGAGCAGGATATGCAGCTTTCCTAGCTGTGATTCCTGCTCCTCTTCCCACTCAGCTGCTAAAGACTAACGGCCACGAGGGCGACTAAATCTTTACAAAAAGGACTGGAGGTGTAGGCCAGGGCTAGTTTAGTAACTCCTGATGTATTTAACTGCTAACATATTTCCATGTAGTTCCGGTTGATCAAGTGCAGAGGTGGCAGAGTGCCCAAATACTTTATTAAGTAAGAGTAgcaactacttcaacatattttaaccCTAGTAAAAGGTAAAGGTAGCCGTTCAAAAATTACTCGAGTGAAAAAGTATTAACtgataaagaaaaattaaccaTTCAGtatataaaaattacatcatcagacagaccaaaatataaagttatgtggaaatttggGTACTATAAAgaccaaaatggaaataattcatATCAATaatataatcacaaaataacaaaatcaggcaaaatatatatttttccaaatcaatttaaaaaaggaaaacaaaaaaactaacagaaaccGCAGggttgtgtctggtgaatttgaggttaaaacatgtttgttcttcaatcagtgaagttactcactctgggtagagaatccagacaTTTCACTCTAGAAAGAGTAaagatgctttaaaataaaatgacttgagtaaaagtaaaaagtgcagcgtagtaaaaatacccCTAAAAGTAAACTTTTGTCCAAAAATGTACTCATGTAAATGGAGCTGCTACCTGATTCTGTTGttaatgttttctgctttcacCCCGAAAGTGTGTCAGCACACAGACCCAGCAGCTGACACACAGAATTcccggcgtgtgtgtgtgggggggggatgtgtgtgtaggtgtgtgtgtgtgtgtggttcattcagagcatttaaaaacatggcCGCCCTTTCTGGTGGTCCTGATTCTACCTCATCTCTCCTCATGTAGTCACTGGAGAGCTGGCTGGACCCTCAACAGCCAAACTCGTTGACAGAAAACCTCgtgttttaaaatttctaatcTATTTTCTGGAAAGTAATAAAGCCTGATTACGATTTATTTATatgaagactttaaaaaatgaaggtACTTCTGTGCAAAACACTGTGATGTATTATTAAATGAAggttttgaggattttttttggatctttttgaaaatatcatCGTGTGCAAAGCTTATTTCAATGgcacattattttctttaaaaacacaatctgaGATATTACTGTCATACaaataatgcaaacatttcCTGGGTGTCTTCAGGATTTAGTGCTGAACGTTTCCGAGCTCGGCTTGAAGGATGACGCTTTGATCTTCTTCATCgacaagacaaaataaatgaggATGAAGAAACCTGCAGAGACAAAAACCAAACGTAGAAAAttaacaaacagaacaaatctcTGCTTTGACAATGACTTTTTTCTACTGAATTGTGTGAAAAGGGTTACAAATGAAGAAGATAAAAGCTTCATtttgctagattttttttttcttctcatcacGTTGCAGTAAGTTCTCCAGACCTTGCAGGGAGTTGATAATGCAGAATACGTAGAGGCCAGCAGTGGTCAGCTGGCCGAATGAGAAGAAGATCAGGCCCCAGGTGAGTCCCAGCAggaccatcagaaccagcagggtGAAAAGTTCTCGCTTAGCTTTGCTTGTCTTACTCGGCGCAGTCTGCTTCGACAAACATGAAATGAAACACAGGCTGGAGGTCACCGCTTATCCATTATCCGAAAACAGCCAGAGTAAACTCACAAGCCCGCTGAATTCAAATCCAATACAGACCTAACATTTGGAAGCAGctttaagttgttgttttttttaactgtagaAATTCTATGGTCAGATTTTGCTTTCAATCCCAAATTTGATTTTTCAGCAGTTAGCAGTAAATATACGTTACTGTGCAATAAACATCAGCAAATGCAAAGACGGCAGGAGTTTTAGGGTTGAAGGATTCGCAAATTAAGTgcaaagtaaaaggaaaatgaatcaCATGTTGCGTATGATACGTTATGCTAAAGTTTTCTTCAAGCCAGCGAAGTTTACTTCAAAGAAAACGAGAAACGACTGCTACCTggtaactgcagcaaaaacgTGTCCGATATGATCTGTTCTGACACTGccttaaaatattttgccaatattttctgctaatatttttagaaaatctgaaaaaagtgtGATTATACCTGTTTGTTAAGTTTGTCACACATTAGCCATTTCACAATCCCTCCAAACATGACGGCATTAACGACGAACACCATGCCGAACAGTCCCAGTGTGGTTCCCATCTTCACCTTGTCATCAGTGATGTAGCATCTAAAGCACAGGCAGCAGTTCATCGTGTTAcggaaaggaaataaaatctgcaaCAGAAACGGGactgaaaacatctgtaatgGGCTTTGAATATGCTTTAGCCAAGTCAACTGTACGTCTTTATGAAATATTGCAAAACACATAAGGTGAGAGTTACACAGAAGAGGATTAAGGCcactgaggaaaataaaattctacattttttctcaaatcccgactttttttttactaaaaatttGATGTCAGAGTTTTGACTGCAATCTCTTAAGATCAAAAGTCAgacttctgagaaaaaaaatcaggattttgactttttttccctcaaatttCAGGCATCAAGTCATAATTCTaagattaatgtcagaaatgtgaaaaagaagtgtgattattatttttttaattttattttttttgcagtggccctaatcctctttcATTGCGTGCAGAACAGGAAGTGGTCTAGATGTGCTCGTGTGTCTGTGTTGTCCTTACACTGCGGTCTCATTAGGCCTAGACTGGTCCAGTGAGGCTCGACCGTACATGTTGTGGTCAACGATCAACACCACTGTCACAATGACCGCTGGAAGACCTGAAACACACCAGATGACACCTTCACCTAAACCTGAAGACATTTAACGTCCAGACTCAGCCGATGCCACTCACCCCATCCCACTACGCTGAGTTTCAGCAGGTATCGCCTCACATAGACGTTGAAGACTTTGACCAAGACAAGGTAGAGGTGGAAGCCCTCCAAGGCCATCCAGGTGAAAGAGGCCAGCAGGGAGTAGTGAAGAAGAAGAGCCACATAACGGCAAAGTGCGGTGGAGGACGACGCTGCCGCCGCCTGGCTGGGGAGGAAGTGAACGTTGAGGAGGATCAGAGCGACTGCCAGGCTGATGTGGATCTTCTTGGAATCGTCTGCTCTGAGTTTCCTGTCAGACACAGAAGACGGGGTCAGATATGGGCGACAACGTTTAGCTCAGATTCTGTGTTCACACCGTGTCACAGAAAATCTAGGTGTCATGAAAAGGAGCGGGGGCCGGCGGAGTGGACGAGAGaccagagaaaaaataataaaattagaagGAAAGGTAAATAAGACAGAGAGTCGATGTGGGCAAATAGAGGAACTCCACCACCTGTATGTGATGAAGAGTAAAACGGCGATGACCAGAGCGGTCAGAGAGATGCCACAGCCGATGTAGGAAATGTAGGACAGGATGGCCTCGTCTTTAGGGGAGATCTCTGCAGACACCTGTGGAGAATTAGAGCATTGATTTACAATCTGGTGTTATTGTGGCAATATCAcgacaaaattttaaaaaatgaaattgtctTTACAAACTGTGTACTTAAAGCACTATAAAACTAGAATTGTGATTACTTTTTGTTGTAAGCATGTCTTTTATGTTGTATCCTACTGTGAAGATAAACAAACGCTTTAGGAAGCCATGATTTTCCTGCctgctgttttctttgaaacagCAGGATGGTGCCACCTGCTGGCAtgtgcaactttttttctggttgtgtAAAGTCCATTTTGAGATTTATTCACTTTCTCAGTTCAATAGAATGTGATGCAGAAGTTATAGTGATgcataaatgtcttttttttttttttacaatattttcgGTCTCAACATGGTGTTCTATAAGTTTAGGCTTAATTTAGTTCCAGCCGTTTGGCAACCCGAAGCAGAAATATGAGTCGATTTGAAGCTGTGCCTCTTAATGAGTACATGGCAGAGGCAGACCAGACTAATCAATCACTGATCTTTGCTGCTTTTGGTTCAGGAAACCGTCCCAAATACActgagagagagacacagagagaaattTGTATGTAAAAATGTACAAGTTTTCAATTACAAAAGtaagaatgtatttttgtcatCAGTAGATAGATACTGTCGCATAAAAACACCCAATAgcattataaatattttagccTCTCTCCTTCCTCCAATCTGCTTTCCCATAAATTCAGACTTGTGCACCCAAggctattaaaaaaatctgactgaaGTTGTGTGTTGATCCTGAAAGCAGACTTGTTATCCACAGTAACAACATTCTCCTGCTGTTATAGAAAGACAAGATGAAGTTTCAACTTAAAGCTGGTCCTACCATCAGCACACCAAAGTATGTGAGATGATCACAGGAACAGTTGATTTGATTCTGATCCCACTTTGTCTCACAGCCTGAAGTACTGAACtctgacagagagagagagagagaaagagagagagagagagagagagagagagagagagagagagagagagagagagagagagagagagagagagagagagagagagagagagagagaagtttGTATTGTTCTTTAGATTTCTGTCATGTCTCTGCGTATCAAAGTGTTACTTTGGATTCTCACTTTTCTCTGTGGTGTTCAGGAACACACACTTGGGCTTCAGGGTTTTCTAGAGAGAAAACAACATTCCTTGATTTAACATCTAATCGGTGAATTCTATCCATTGTACATAAAACAGACGCCACAGTCTTACAGAAAACTAAGACTAGAACCATGGTTACATGTAtgcttgtttctgtgtttatggtGATGCTGACTCGGTCCTGGAGTCCTGAAACGTTCCTGCCACCGACACTCAGGCCGACAAGCCGACGGTCATGCAGTTCATCTGAGCGCTCCAGAGCCGTCTGCCAAGCAAAACACACTCTGCTGAATTCAACGTTTTTCAAGCAAGCggattagaaaacattttttctcgtAATGACGTTCGTTTACAGTAGCGTCTCAATTTAGCAGTCAATGACACAAACAGTAGCACATTATATATGGAAACATAATAATATTGTGTATGACTAAATCTACTTTTTAATTGTGCTGTGTAACATCAAGATGTAATGTTGTTAGGTTCTGGTTTACCCTTCCTGCTACAAATTTCctgtttaacaaaaaacacttgaTTTCAGCTGATTTACATTTAccatattcattcatttatggAACAAAGGTGAAAAGTTAAAGAATCACTCTGAGTTACAGAATCTTAACATTCTTCCTGTCTGAGCATCGCTTACAATAACTGATCTGTGGCCAACATAAATTGAAAGAGCATGTctctggttttagttttttactaAGTTATACACATTGTTCAGTCTCATAAGTGTGAGTAACAATCCCAATGTATAACCAGAAAGATTATTTTAACTACAGCATTCTGACACCTAGGTtgagtcttttaaaaaaactaaaaaaaaaaaaaaataataattgtaaacTTTTCGAAAACACGCATTGTCATTTGAAACTTCGTAGCAAAACCGTCATCTTCTACAACCGTCACAAAACTGAACGAGAGCGTAAACCAGGATACGACTGATCGAGGTGAACAGAGTGATGGAAACAGGATGGACGGGTCACTGACCTCATTAGGTAACTGGATCATGCAGAACACGATAGTATTATTCTGTCCAGCATTGAGCTCACTTGGAAGTTGAACGCTCACTTTGCTGTTTGGAACATCTGAATCTATCGTTACCTACAAAGGaggcagaaagagaaggaaCAGAACagagaaagataaataaagtttgaattgcaggccgtaaaaaaaaaaaaaaaaaaaactagatctGCAAGCAGTTATCAAGTCAATATTTACTGCTGGTGAAGCGTGAGGTCTGCATACAGAGGTCTGCATACAGAGGTCTGCATACAGAGGTCTGCATACAGTATGCAATTCACTATTCGAAGCACAACTAAAGTCAGACTAAAACATCTGCTAAGGGCCAAATCTTAGtctctatttttttattgcaaaaaaaattacatataaaaaataaaaaatgtaatttgaccaCCATTCAAAAACATGTAACAGGCTGCCACCTGTTTGTCACTGGCTGCAATCTGAAGACCTTTAAAGTCACCAGTGGGTCTGTACAGTAAAGCCACCATGTTGTCCTGGTATAAGGCTGTAGAATTAGTCGTCTCGGTTTCCTCCAGAACTTTCTGTAGGACTCCGAGGGCTCTGGTGGAAAAGCAAAGACGAATAAATTGACCAACCTGATCAACGCCTTGTTATTAATACACAAATCGAGATGATCTGTATGATAAAAAAGACTAGAATATTCACTTGACAGTGTCGTCATGGGGAATGTTATGCAGTAGTAACGGGAAGGTTTCCATGCAGCAGCTTGCATGATCAGCGTCTTTCTGCTCTGCAGATTTAACTCATACATATTATTTATGAGAAAATGGAAAACGGGACATAATATTCCTTCTAGTACCTGCCGATGTTCACGTACCTGGATCAGAAGGCATTTTGCAATTTAATTTGTCTAACGCTTTACAACAACCTGGAGATGCGAGATTTTTTTGCGCAGGTCTGTCATTTGTTTCCACATTGTGATGAAACGTGAAAGACAAGGTCAGCCAGCAGAGAGTCCAACGTCTCATTCTGtgaaacagagagaaacacaaCAGCTGCTTGTGGTTACAGAGTCACTGTGTTAATGGAgagaacaaacatttaaagtcCTTTAAGGAAACCGAAcctaaaatttgcatttattttgttttgattgtattaaGTCTGCACAAGTCCTTACACCAAACTAAACATTactgtgtctttattttttttttttaaattagttacaAATATTGATGTAATTATGCAGTAgcaaccagaagtttacatacaccgtctaaaaagacaaaaacagtctTTTTCTCACAGCCGGAAgctaaatcagaccaaacttgtCAGAAATACCAAAATgattctatttgctaaatggctCAGTAAGGAGAAATAGGATATGTCGGAAATAAGGTTGGGTGATGTGCTACATGGGTTCATACATATTCCTCAGTCCAACAAATGGTGATATATTCAAGCAACAATGTAAACAGGCACAGACAGctgtaagcaaaagaaaaataatatcagAAAATAAGACTTAAAGCCATCATGCTGTGTAATTATTCTATATAATGAGCTTTACTCAGTGAACTGAGTCAATGAAATAAGGAAACTTTGGAATATTCCAACTCATTGGTTTGACTTTAATTTAGTCTTTATTAAGGCtgccaacaataaaacacagcaagGTAAACTTGAGTTCACTTTCAATCCGGCCGATTAAAACAACAtagtttatattgttttaattagaatttacTTAAAGTTTACGCTGCTGTTGGAAGCTCCACCTGTTTCTGGGATGAGGAAGGTCAGCAGCGTTTCAGGATCCAAACTGGCCAACATGatcattttctaaatataaattgttaaaaaatatcttaaatctcATGGTTAAACCTTAACCAGCATCgccaaacacaaaatgaaaattgaataaaacatttttttttattttaatgaaatcttCTTTTTCAGTGAATTAGTTTGAGCTCCTATacggtttttatttctgtgcatCTTGTTAAGTAAAGCACAGGTTCTGCCTCGGTCTGACTTCAATGCAACCAgcttaaataagaaatgtgaaGAACATCATAGCCTACCTGCAGTAAACCGTCTGCTTGATTACGAGGTGTGGCTGATTCATGGGACATGAAGGTACAACTGGAGAAAACCTCTGATGTGACACCAGGCGAAAAACTAACCTTCACAGGAAACCagttaaaaataatatgtaaatgAGATTCTGAGAAAACAATTCAGAACAGATCTGTGTCTGTTCTGAATTGTTGCAGTAAAGTAAAATGTGCGTGTAAAGATAATCGTTTGCACCAAAGACTATCTGATACTACAATGTTgacagctttgcacatttatttaaccTCATTATTTTGAGCAGCTTTTTGTTGGTCTGGTTCACAGACTGATCCGGTGTCTGAAAGGTTTGCCAGCACATGTGCAGCTCTGGAGACAGAATCAGCTCATTAACAACCTCTGAGAAATCTAAAgctcagaaagaaaaacttcaatgcaaaatgtaaacgTACGATGTCATGGTTTTTATGGATTTAAAATGCACACTGCtgtaatactttttaaaagcaCAGACATGTATTAATTTCCAGACTGTTTCTTTGGAGCAAATGGGACAAAAACCCATTGAAGAGGGATGAGTGATCGCTTAAATGAGATACGCAGTGAGAACAAAGCTGTGTCTGTGCTTCTACCAATAAggtgatttgttttattcaaatagCATGAAAACCGAACTaacctgtttgtttgttgttgtttttttttactagtctACGCATCATGCTGGTCCAGCAGAGTACTGAGAATGCTGTAGATAGTAAATGGATTCAAAGCAGTGTCTCTGAACTCAGCTGGATGAACGGCCGGCGTCAGTTCTGATCCAACCAGTGACAGAGAAAGAATTAATAACCACAACAGAAAGGTTTTAGTCGAGACCTGCACACACAGAAGACTGTCAGGCCGTTGGGCTGTtttagggttgttgtttttttatatctaggtttgtagttttcttcatttgttatTTGTGGTTTGCCTTCGTTCTCTGTTTTCAGcctggtttctgttttactttaggtCAGCCTGGTTCTCCTGTTTATTCTCTGTTGCTTCTTCTTACTCCTTTGTGTTATTTCTCTCCCTCAGTCTGCCTTCTCCTTTACCCCCACAGCTGCACCTTGTTTTCTAATTAACACCAGTCCATAATTCCAGTGTTAAACTCCCAGTATTTAACCACCCTTCATCATTCACTCCTCGTTTCTCCCATTACCGCATGTATTCTAGTccctgtttgtttctgctcttgCTCTGTGtgttctatttcttttttgtccttgtttaatcattttgttATTAACATTTCTGTATCTACTCACTGCCTTGGACAAATGAGCATGCACCTTATTAAATATGAAGTGTAGCAGATCATAAAGCAAGGTGACGGAAAAACAGCGGGGAATCTAAATGTGTATATGAAAAACCAAACTTTACAGGAGAAAGTTTGTCCCTCATGACCCACAGTACACTCACTGTGGAGACAGAGGAACA is a window of Xiphophorus maculatus strain JP 163 A chromosome 4, X_maculatus-5.0-male, whole genome shotgun sequence DNA encoding:
- the LOC111608415 gene encoding adhesion G-protein coupled receptor G5-like; translated protein: MNQPHLVIKQTVYCRMRRWTLCWLTLSFTFHHNVETNDRPAQKNLASPGCCKALDKLNCKMPSDPEQKDADHASCCMETFPLLLHNIPHDDTVKALGVLQKVLEETETTNSTALYQDNMVALLYRPTGDFKGLQIAASDKQVTIDSDVPNSKVSVQLPSELNAGQNNTIVFCMIQLPNETALERSDELHDRRLVGLSVGGRNVSGLQDRVSITINTETSIHKTLKPKCVFLNTTEKKFSTSGCETKWDQNQINCSCDHLTYFGVLMVSAEISPKDEAILSYISYIGCGISLTALVIAVLLFITYRKLRADDSKKIHISLAVALILLNVHFLPSQAAAASSSTALCRYVALLLHYSLLASFTWMALEGFHLYLVLVKVFNVYVRRYLLKLSVVGWGLPAVIVTVVLIVDHNMYGRASLDQSRPNETAVCYITDDKVKMGTTLGLFGMVFVVNAVMFGGIVKWLMCDKLNKQTAPSKTSKAKRELFTLLVLMVLLGLTWGLIFFSFGQLTTAGLYVFCIINSLQGFFILIYFVLSMKKIKASSFKPSSETFSTKS